In a single window of the Mugil cephalus isolate CIBA_MC_2020 chromosome 6, CIBA_Mcephalus_1.1, whole genome shotgun sequence genome:
- the tbc1d7 gene encoding TBC1 domain family member 7 codes for MADDPQRNFRSAYYEKVGFRGVEEKKSLEILLKDNPLDLEKLSTFSQRFPLPSMYRIHVWKVLLGILPPHSDSHALVGGYRKEQYQDILEALEVMRYINSSTPSTHVYLRMFQLESQVLPRCSETSPPDEQNEDFLSISRAMEEIVDDPVDCYWLIKCFVNQFYAKFGDSIPHLPKSLEHYLSQEEPRLLNHLKNKGALSQLPYNLWFRRCFAGCLPESSLQRVWDKVISGSCKILVFVALEILLSYKIVLMGINRSDGVVKFLCNIPQENTDAIVTKAIDLWHKYCGTPMHAV; via the exons GCTCTGCTTACTATGAAAAAGTTGGTttcagaggagtggaggagaagaaatctCTGGAAATACTCCTGAAGGACAATCCTCTGG ATCTAGAAAAGCTGAGCACCTTCAGTCAACGGTTCCCTCTCCCCTCCATGTATAGGATCCATGTGTGGAAAGTACTGTTGG GCATCCTGCCTCCCCACAGTGACTCCCATGCCCTAGTGGGAGGCTACAGGAAGGAGCAGTACCAAGACATCCTGGAGGCTCTGGAGGTGATGAGGTACATCAACTCCTCCACACCTTCCACCCACGTCTACCTGCGCATGTTTCAGCTGGAGAGCCAGGTCCTCCCACGCTGCTCCGAGACTTCGCCTCCG gatGAACAGAACGAAGACTTCCTGTCCATCAGCCGAGCCATGGAGGAGATCGTGGACGATCCCGTGGACTGCTACTGGCTCATCAAGTGTTTCGTCAATCAGTTCTACGCCAAGTTTGGAGACTCCATACCTCACCTT CCAAAGAGCCTGGAGCATTATCTGAGTCAGGAGGAACCTCGACTCCTGAACCACCTGAAGAACAAAGGGGCCCTGAGTCAGCTGCCCTACAACCTCTGGTTCAGACGCTGCTTCGCTGGCTGCCTCCCTGAATCCAGCCTGCAGAG GGTGTGGGACAAGGTGATCAGCGGCTCCTGTAAGATCCTGGTGTTTGTGGCTCTGGAGATCCTGCTCAGCTACAAGATCGTGTTGATGGGCATCAACCGGTCAGATGGCGTGGTCAAGTTCTTGTGTAAC ATACCGCAGGAAAACACGGACGCCATCGTGACTAAAGCCATCGACCTGTGGCACAAGTACTGTGGGACCCCGATGCACGCTGTGTAA